A genome region from Candidatus Manganitrophaceae bacterium includes the following:
- a CDS encoding right-handed parallel beta-helix repeat-containing protein codes for MITLANPDLPVNPKGGKTLIVDAGNSAFYPLPSAAFEDAKPDDQVYVRPGVYEDQLFIVDSPIQLVGAGKDQVEIFYRRGAPLYLQKVPEGLISGITFRYVGSDQHSAMNLLNSTCTITACRIKEGIQSGIVIYGPESRATLADNEVCSNRESGIFIFGGAHPYIRQNFCYDNHHFGIAIRDAETCPDLVRNNCRNNMLSGILMFHYAEALVLENHFHDNHEWCMVITPDSKPSPERDALATANRLSENPRGGLCETNDPLRGIGR; via the coding sequence ATGATTACACTCGCCAATCCAGACCTTCCTGTTAATCCTAAAGGAGGAAAAACCCTCATTGTGGATGCAGGTAATTCGGCCTTCTATCCTCTGCCAAGTGCGGCCTTCGAAGATGCGAAACCGGACGATCAGGTCTATGTACGCCCCGGAGTCTACGAGGACCAGCTCTTTATCGTGGATAGCCCGATACAGTTGGTGGGCGCGGGGAAAGATCAGGTGGAGATTTTTTATCGTCGTGGTGCGCCCCTTTATCTACAAAAGGTTCCAGAGGGACTGATCAGCGGGATCACTTTCCGCTATGTCGGAAGCGATCAACATTCGGCGATGAACCTCCTCAACAGCACCTGCACCATCACAGCCTGCCGTATAAAGGAGGGTATCCAATCGGGGATCGTGATATACGGGCCAGAGTCCCGGGCCACTTTAGCCGACAATGAGGTCTGCAGTAATCGGGAATCGGGCATCTTCATTTTTGGGGGCGCACACCCTTATATTCGGCAGAATTTCTGTTACGACAACCACCACTTTGGCATCGCTATACGAGATGCCGAAACTTGTCCCGATCTTGTCCGAAACAACTGCCGTAATAACATGCTTAGCGGAATCCTGATGTTTCATTATGCAGAGGCCTTGGTGCTTGAAAATCACTTCCACGACAATCATGAGTGGTGCATGGTGATCACACCCGACAGCAAACCTTCTCCCGAAAGGGATGCCCTTGCAACAGCAAATAGGCTGAGTGAGAATCCCCGGGGGGGCTTGTGTGAAACCAATGATCCCCTTAGGGGAATAGGGCGATAG
- a CDS encoding PDZ domain-containing protein — protein sequence MSKAYRDLATGLILLTFFFAASCAKPGLTVPPPHSEVVENKSLSPESPYQNIEQIEEGKIIHVPTGLEVSEDRLIDLLTMARIAYVGEVHDSLEDHRVQLTILKELWERFPDKVAVGMEMFRRPAQPKLDQWVSGRLSDKDFLKIWYENWGVNEDYYKEILAFIQDKNIPLIALNASQEMEVRVGMKGIGGLSEKNQEALPQIDRDDPYHRQALEAIFKGHGTGTKGFDIFYDTMLLWDETMAESIVNYLTSPEGSDKRMVVFAGGFHVGYGFGIPRRVFRRLPDPYKIIIPYAKDFPEEKQMLNVKAPDLPLALADFIWGVAYRELESKKVRLGIFIEPFQAGIRVTDVLPKSSADVAGIQTGDIIVSFDGQIIDEPFDLTYAVGQKSAGDRVKLEIIRNGESIETEAVLKSSSHP from the coding sequence ATGTCTAAAGCATATCGAGATCTCGCTACGGGATTGATTCTCCTCACCTTCTTTTTTGCCGCTTCGTGTGCGAAGCCGGGTCTTACGGTACCCCCTCCGCATTCAGAGGTGGTGGAAAATAAATCCTTGTCTCCTGAATCACCTTATCAAAATATTGAACAGATCGAGGAGGGAAAGATTATCCATGTTCCGACCGGCCTCGAGGTCTCTGAAGATCGCCTGATCGATCTCCTGACGATGGCCCGGATTGCCTATGTCGGCGAGGTCCATGACAGCCTGGAGGACCATCGCGTTCAATTGACGATTCTCAAGGAGCTTTGGGAGCGGTTCCCGGACAAGGTTGCTGTCGGCATGGAGATGTTCCGGCGGCCCGCGCAGCCAAAGTTGGACCAATGGGTTTCCGGGAGATTGTCGGACAAAGATTTCCTTAAAATATGGTATGAGAACTGGGGGGTGAACGAGGATTATTACAAGGAAATTCTTGCCTTTATCCAGGATAAAAACATCCCCTTGATTGCCCTGAATGCCTCCCAGGAGATGGAGGTCAGGGTTGGGATGAAAGGAATCGGCGGGCTTTCCGAGAAGAACCAAGAGGCGCTTCCCCAGATTGATCGCGATGATCCCTATCACCGTCAGGCGCTCGAAGCCATCTTCAAGGGGCATGGAACAGGAACGAAGGGATTTGATATATTCTATGACACGATGCTTCTTTGGGATGAGACGATGGCCGAGAGTATTGTGAACTATCTGACCTCGCCGGAAGGGAGCGATAAGCGGATGGTTGTCTTCGCCGGAGGCTTCCATGTCGGTTATGGTTTTGGAATCCCTCGCCGGGTCTTCCGCCGCCTGCCTGATCCCTACAAGATTATCATCCCGTATGCGAAGGATTTCCCCGAAGAAAAACAGATGTTGAATGTTAAGGCCCCTGATCTTCCCCTGGCCCTTGCAGATTTTATCTGGGGCGTGGCTTACCGTGAGCTTGAAAGTAAAAAAGTCCGTTTGGGGATCTTTATCGAGCCGTTTCAAGCAGGAATTCGTGTGACAGATGTCTTGCCCAAGTCCTCTGCTGATGTGGCTGGAATCCAGACCGGAGATATCATTGTCTCTTTTGATGGTCAGATTATTGATGAGCCCTTTGACCTGACCTATGCTGTCGGGCAGAAGTCTGCCGGAGACCGGGTGAAGCTAGAAATCATTCGGAATGGAGAGTCGATTGAGACAGAGGCGGTCCTGAAGTCCTCAAGCCATCCATAA
- the nadC gene encoding carboxylating nicotinate-nucleotide diphosphorylase, with amino-acid sequence MSDSFLLNDLVKRALAEDLGYGDRTTEALFPSPLAATGFIVAKEDLVLAGLDLVRVVFQTLDPSVIFEEKYASGEKVEKGAQIAQVSGDARILLKGERTALNFLQRLSGIATLTCRFVDRTQGTSARIVDTRKTTPGLRACEKEAVRYGGGRNHRFHLGDLILIKDNHILLGGGVAQAIRAVRAAKPHSLKVEVEVSTFSELEEALQVGVEIIMLDNMPLREIKKAVGLIKAKAPETLVEVSGGVNLEHVSKIAACGVDLISVGALTHSAPAVDISFDITPASRPSGRRSPVGA; translated from the coding sequence ATGAGTGATTCCTTTCTCCTCAATGATCTCGTGAAACGGGCGCTGGCAGAAGATCTGGGCTATGGCGACAGAACGACAGAGGCCCTCTTTCCCTCTCCTCTTGCGGCGACAGGGTTTATTGTTGCAAAGGAAGACCTCGTCCTTGCGGGACTCGACTTGGTTCGGGTTGTTTTTCAGACTTTGGATCCGTCCGTTATTTTTGAAGAGAAATATGCCTCAGGTGAAAAAGTGGAAAAGGGCGCTCAGATTGCCCAGGTTTCCGGAGATGCACGGATTTTATTGAAAGGGGAACGCACCGCGCTCAACTTTCTCCAACGTCTCTCAGGGATTGCGACGCTGACCTGCCGCTTTGTTGACCGGACTCAGGGGACCTCGGCCCGAATTGTTGATACAAGAAAAACCACACCGGGATTACGTGCTTGTGAAAAGGAGGCGGTCCGCTATGGAGGTGGAAGGAATCACCGCTTCCATTTAGGAGACCTGATCCTGATCAAGGACAATCATATTTTATTGGGCGGGGGTGTCGCACAAGCCATTCGTGCGGTCCGTGCAGCGAAGCCGCATTCCCTGAAAGTTGAGGTAGAGGTCAGTACATTTTCTGAGCTTGAGGAGGCCTTGCAGGTAGGCGTGGAAATTATCATGCTCGACAACATGCCGCTCAGAGAGATCAAAAAGGCTGTCGGTTTGATTAAAGCCAAGGCACCGGAAACGTTGGTGGAGGTTTCCGGTGGAGTTAATCTGGAGCATGTCTCTAAAATTGCAGCCTGCGGTGTTGATCTGATCTCCGTCGGGGCCTTAACGCACTCGGCACCCGCAGTGGATATCAGCTTTGATATCACCCCGGCTTCGCGTCCTTCTGGCCGGAGATCTCCTGTCGGAGCGTAA
- a CDS encoding biotin--[acetyl-CoA-carboxylase] ligase translates to MTLDLEKIESHRLSHPGLREMIREILFFERVESTNRVALDMAADGMPGGLLILSDSQRKGKGRLDRPWFSPAGANLYFSLLLRPYLSPRDFPLFSMAASLALCDSIHRATGLHPEIKWPNDILIEEKKLAGILLESKTAGAETTPLIIGIGVNVNVGPDSFPTDLQKSATSLKAVLGHPIDRTDLLNIILEGLAEQVSLLQDGKKDLLIQRIQKECATLGKKVRVNTLRQEFEGFAEEIDDDGALLLRMGDGRRRRIRIGDITHLREASGRN, encoded by the coding sequence ATGACGCTTGACCTGGAAAAAATTGAAAGCCACCGATTGTCTCACCCAGGACTGCGTGAAATGATCCGGGAGATCCTCTTTTTTGAACGGGTCGAGTCAACAAATCGCGTCGCGCTCGACATGGCCGCTGATGGAATGCCAGGGGGGCTGCTCATCCTTTCCGATTCTCAACGAAAGGGGAAGGGGCGACTGGACCGACCTTGGTTTTCGCCCGCCGGAGCCAATCTCTATTTTTCCCTACTTCTCCGTCCTTACCTTTCCCCCAGAGACTTTCCCCTGTTTTCTATGGCGGCTTCTTTGGCCCTGTGCGACAGTATCCATCGGGCCACCGGATTGCACCCAGAGATCAAATGGCCGAATGACATCCTCATTGAGGAGAAAAAGCTTGCAGGCATCCTGCTGGAATCAAAAACAGCGGGGGCGGAGACGACGCCCCTGATCATCGGAATCGGGGTCAATGTCAATGTGGGCCCGGATAGTTTCCCTACAGATTTGCAGAAATCCGCCACCTCTCTTAAGGCGGTTCTGGGGCATCCGATCGATCGAACGGATCTTCTGAATATAATCCTTGAGGGGCTTGCCGAGCAAGTCAGCCTTTTACAGGACGGAAAGAAAGATCTTCTGATACAGCGGATACAAAAAGAATGTGCAACCCTTGGGAAAAAGGTCCGTGTGAATACCCTCCGGCAGGAATTTGAAGGGTTTGCTGAAGAGATCGATGACGATGGGGCGCTTCTACTTAGAATGGGGGATGGACGCCGCAGAAGAATTCGAATCGGAGACATTACCCACCTTCGTGAGGCCTCTGGGCGCAACTGA
- a CDS encoding SDR family NAD(P)-dependent oxidoreductase — protein sequence MSHLQDQTALITGGSSGIGLAIASALLAEGMAIAIAARDKQKLTYARKSLEKEGGKVIAIPADVSKADQVADFVNQTMDAFGRIDLLVNNAGIAKFNPIETLSEEDWDETQNINLKGAFLCTKAVLPIMKQQRSGYIVNIASIAGKSGFSGASAYCASKFGMIGLTESLLEEAVHHQIRATAICPGYVATPMVRDVSVPQEEMIPPEDIGKLVVGLLHLSPLTIIKEIVVNRKGSVGD from the coding sequence TTGTCTCACCTTCAGGACCAAACCGCCTTGATTACAGGCGGGAGCAGCGGGATTGGCCTCGCCATTGCCTCAGCGCTGCTCGCGGAAGGAATGGCCATCGCCATCGCAGCCCGCGACAAACAAAAACTCACCTACGCCCGAAAATCCCTTGAGAAAGAAGGAGGGAAAGTCATTGCCATTCCTGCCGATGTCTCAAAGGCAGACCAGGTCGCAGACTTTGTAAATCAGACCATGGATGCTTTTGGACGGATTGACCTCCTGGTCAACAATGCCGGGATCGCGAAGTTCAATCCAATCGAGACTTTGTCTGAAGAAGACTGGGATGAAACACAGAACATTAATCTAAAAGGGGCTTTTCTTTGCACCAAGGCGGTTCTGCCGATTATGAAACAGCAGCGTTCGGGATACATCGTCAATATCGCCTCTATCGCGGGAAAGTCAGGTTTCAGCGGGGCATCGGCCTATTGTGCCTCCAAGTTCGGCATGATCGGCTTGACAGAGAGTCTTCTGGAAGAAGCGGTTCACCATCAAATTCGGGCAACAGCAATCTGCCCCGGCTATGTCGCCACCCCGATGGTCCGGGACGTCTCTGTTCCTCAAGAAGAAATGATTCCCCCGGAAGATATCGGAAAGCTCGTCGTCGGACTCCTACACCTTTCCCCGCTGACCATCATCAAAGAAATTGTCGTGAACCGTAAGGGATCCGTCGGGGATTAA
- a CDS encoding type III pantothenate kinase has protein sequence MENEKNLLALDIGNTNIVCGLFEGQKLLGECRLETIPPRTYDEYATLLSDFLSSLKMAFSDISDVILSSVVPERTPILQQFTEKYISSRAMVVSHLTRTGLKIQCRRPEEVGADRIVNAAAAYALYGGPVVIVDFGTATTFCVVSKEGGYAGGVIAPGLSLSAEALFSNAAKLPRVVLKKPDEVIGKETVSSMQSGIVFGHIGLVNEILIRIHDEIGKKMRVVATGGLAGLIASECPLISELRPTLTLEGLMIIYRMNR, from the coding sequence ATGGAGAATGAGAAAAATTTACTTGCCCTTGATATCGGAAACACGAATATCGTTTGTGGGCTATTTGAAGGTCAAAAGCTGCTTGGGGAGTGCCGTCTAGAGACGATCCCCCCTCGGACCTATGATGAATATGCGACCCTCCTGAGCGACTTCCTCTCTTCTCTGAAGATGGCTTTTTCTGACATCAGCGACGTGATTCTTTCTAGCGTTGTTCCAGAACGAACCCCGATCTTACAGCAATTCACTGAAAAATATATATCATCAAGGGCCATGGTCGTGTCGCATTTGACCCGGACAGGGTTGAAGATTCAATGTCGCCGTCCTGAAGAGGTCGGTGCAGATCGGATTGTCAACGCGGCGGCGGCCTACGCTCTCTATGGCGGACCGGTAGTCATTGTCGATTTTGGGACGGCGACTACCTTCTGTGTTGTTTCCAAAGAAGGGGGCTACGCCGGGGGAGTGATTGCGCCGGGTTTATCGCTTTCGGCGGAGGCACTCTTCTCCAATGCGGCCAAACTTCCAAGGGTTGTATTGAAAAAACCCGATGAGGTGATCGGAAAAGAAACGGTGTCTAGTATGCAGTCTGGTATTGTTTTCGGACATATCGGCCTCGTCAACGAGATCCTCATCCGTATTCATGATGAGATCGGAAAAAAAATGCGCGTCGTGGCGACTGGGGGATTGGCCGGGCTCATTGCTTCCGAATGTCCATTGATTTCTGAACTCAGGCCGACCTTGACTTTGGAAGGACTCATGATTATCTATAGAATGAACCGGTAA
- the acs gene encoding acetate--CoA ligase, with the protein MAGGENEIISVLKEHRLFKPNKEFSRQAHIKSLREYERLYRKADKDPETFWGELAKELHWFKPWKKVLQWKPPFAKWFVGGKINVAYNCLDRHLEGWRKNKAAIIWEGEPGDSRTLTYQDLHREVCKFANVMKQEGVVKGDRVAIYMPMIPELAIAMLACARIGATHSIIFGGFSSAALRDRINDAEAKLVVTADGGYRKGGVITLKEKVDEALEGSPSVQKMIVVRRTNTPVKMRRGRDFWWHDLMEEASDRCKAVPLDSEHPLFILYTSGTTGKPKGVVHTTGGYLLGTTVTARWIFDLKDTDTFWCTADIGWVTGHSYIIYGILSNGVTSVMYEGVPTYPEPDRLWKIVNKYKVNVFYTAPTAIRALVKLGKEWPKRHDLSSLRLLGTVGEPINPEAWMWYHTIIGNKKCPIVDTWWQTETGSIMISPLPGAIPTKPGSATRPFPGISVDVVNRKGAHVNSNVGGYLVIKRPWPSMLRTIWRDPERFKSQYWSDIPGVYFTGDGARRDKDGYFWIMGRVDDVINVAGHRLGTMEVESALVSHPAVAEAAVVGRPDPIKGTAISAFVTLEGKHKPTEKLKKDLKTHVTKEIGAIARPEDIRFTENLPKTRSGKIMRRLLRDIAAGNETLGDTSTLEDYTVLATLRQEDE; encoded by the coding sequence ATGGCTGGTGGAGAAAATGAGATCATATCCGTATTAAAAGAGCACCGACTCTTCAAACCGAATAAAGAATTCAGTCGACAGGCCCATATCAAGAGCCTTCGGGAATATGAACGTCTTTATAGAAAGGCGGATAAAGATCCTGAAACCTTCTGGGGAGAGCTGGCGAAGGAGCTGCACTGGTTCAAACCCTGGAAAAAGGTCTTGCAGTGGAAACCGCCCTTTGCGAAATGGTTCGTCGGCGGAAAGATTAACGTCGCATACAATTGTCTTGACCGGCATCTCGAAGGCTGGAGAAAAAATAAGGCTGCTATTATTTGGGAAGGGGAACCTGGCGATTCCCGAACCCTGACCTATCAGGACCTCCATCGAGAGGTCTGCAAGTTTGCCAATGTCATGAAACAGGAAGGGGTTGTCAAGGGAGACCGGGTCGCTATTTACATGCCGATGATTCCGGAGTTGGCGATTGCCATGCTCGCCTGCGCTCGAATCGGGGCAACCCATTCGATCATCTTCGGAGGGTTTTCATCGGCCGCGCTGCGAGACCGGATCAATGACGCAGAAGCCAAACTGGTCGTCACGGCGGATGGGGGATATCGAAAAGGGGGAGTCATCACCTTAAAAGAGAAGGTCGATGAGGCGCTCGAAGGATCGCCCAGTGTCCAAAAAATGATTGTCGTACGGCGAACAAATACGCCGGTCAAGATGCGTCGCGGAAGGGATTTTTGGTGGCATGACTTAATGGAAGAGGCCTCAGACCGCTGTAAGGCCGTGCCGCTCGACTCCGAACATCCGCTCTTTATCCTCTATACCAGCGGGACCACGGGAAAGCCAAAGGGGGTTGTTCATACTACTGGAGGATATCTTCTCGGAACAACCGTCACGGCGCGGTGGATCTTCGACCTCAAAGACACCGATACTTTTTGGTGTACTGCCGACATCGGCTGGGTCACCGGCCATTCCTACATCATCTACGGAATCCTCTCAAACGGCGTGACCTCGGTGATGTACGAGGGGGTACCCACCTATCCTGAACCGGACCGGCTCTGGAAAATCGTCAACAAATACAAGGTGAATGTTTTCTATACGGCGCCGACCGCAATACGGGCCCTGGTTAAATTGGGGAAGGAGTGGCCGAAACGGCATGACCTGTCCAGCCTCCGTCTCCTGGGAACGGTGGGAGAACCGATCAATCCGGAAGCCTGGATGTGGTATCACACAATTATCGGAAATAAGAAATGCCCGATTGTGGATACCTGGTGGCAGACCGAAACCGGCAGCATCATGATCAGCCCCCTTCCCGGCGCCATCCCGACCAAACCGGGTTCCGCGACCCGGCCCTTTCCGGGAATATCTGTAGACGTCGTTAACCGGAAGGGCGCACACGTGAATTCAAACGTAGGGGGCTATCTCGTCATCAAACGTCCCTGGCCGTCAATGCTCAGAACCATCTGGAGAGATCCTGAACGCTTCAAAAGTCAATACTGGTCTGACATCCCAGGTGTTTACTTTACCGGCGACGGGGCCCGTCGAGATAAAGACGGCTATTTCTGGATCATGGGCCGCGTAGACGATGTCATCAATGTTGCGGGCCATCGTCTCGGGACAATGGAGGTGGAGTCTGCCCTCGTCTCTCATCCGGCCGTCGCAGAAGCCGCCGTGGTCGGACGACCGGACCCGATCAAAGGTACAGCCATCTCGGCCTTTGTTACCCTGGAGGGAAAGCACAAACCGACTGAAAAACTCAAAAAAGACTTGAAGACCCATGTGACCAAAGAAATCGGCGCCATTGCCCGCCCGGAGGACATTCGCTTCACAGAAAATCTTCCCAAAACACGAAGCGGAAAGATCATGCGGAGGCTCCTTCGTGATATTGCGGCTGGGAATGAAACCCTCGGCGACACCAGCACCCTGGAGGATTATACGGTCCTGGCAACACTCCGGCAGGAAGACGAGTAA
- a CDS encoding valine--tRNA ligase gives MSKKNIEKVYQPDQVEEKWMVLWEKDGLFHADVLSDRQSFSMVIPPPNVTGSLHLGHALNNTLQDILARWKRMCGYNVLWLPGMDHAGIATQNVVERQLAKEGSDRRALGRDGFIERVWEWKQASGGTILKQLKRLGASCDWERERFTMDEGLSRAVQEVFVQLYKEGLIYRDERLINLCSRCRTALSDIEVEHEEVQGKMYHIKYPLADDPETFLTVATTRPETMLGDTAVAVHPDDPRFNQFIGKKIRLPLTFRTIPIVGDSILVDRDFGTGAVKVTPGHDFNDEKVGKRHHLPKISLIDWNGTMHPFALQEEARVEPDLLRALASKSMAEARVIVIERLEAEEFLLKAEDHKLALGRCYRCKTVVEPFNSPQWFVKVNDPENSLAQPAIDAVRQKKIRLIPESWEANYFGWMENIEDWCISRQIWWGHKIPVWYCKACDDKYLLDVPGSEEMIITLEATPIVGAKSCPRCGSDELVQDPDVLDTWFSSALWPFSTSGWPIDLQPNPEGRKEAEHLLERFYPTSTLVSGFDILFFWVARMAMMGLHFMKDVPFREVYIHALVRDEAGQKMSKSKGNVIDPLNVMKEYGTDALRFTLASMASPGRDIKLSAGRIEGYRNFANKLWNAARFIMMNLPEEKNGDDVAHVTPQKTAADLWIEARLCKTSMAVNDALAHYRFDEASKYLYQFVWHEFCDWYLEMVKVDFQEAGDGCEHPVLLSTYEAILKLLHPFMPFITEELWSYLASREGSIMLASYPVKEAGTFDPSMEQVVQEVIINTVEAIRNLRGEMNISPSVRMTLLVKAKNEKAAAAFERHLPYIKRLGRISEVTIGCDLINPGMAASVSTSLAEIYLPLDEVQLRGEILRIEKSLSKAEKELSAVEKKLENPRFITNAPKEIVEKNKGQRDEWRAASSKLAHDLKHFQELLLSEKEPS, from the coding sequence ATGTCTAAAAAAAATATCGAAAAGGTATATCAACCGGATCAGGTTGAAGAGAAGTGGATGGTTCTTTGGGAGAAAGATGGTCTTTTTCATGCCGATGTCTTATCGGACCGTCAATCCTTCTCCATGGTGATTCCTCCGCCGAATGTGACCGGTTCTCTTCACCTGGGTCATGCCCTGAACAACACCCTCCAGGACATTCTGGCCCGATGGAAAAGGATGTGCGGTTATAACGTTCTCTGGTTGCCGGGGATGGATCATGCCGGGATCGCGACCCAGAATGTTGTCGAGCGGCAGTTGGCGAAAGAGGGGAGTGATCGCCGGGCACTGGGTCGTGATGGGTTCATCGAACGGGTGTGGGAGTGGAAGCAGGCCTCCGGGGGAACTATCTTAAAGCAGTTGAAGCGACTGGGGGCCTCCTGCGACTGGGAGCGTGAGCGTTTCACGATGGATGAAGGCCTTTCCCGTGCGGTTCAAGAGGTCTTTGTTCAGCTCTACAAGGAAGGCTTAATTTACCGGGACGAACGGCTGATCAACTTGTGCAGTCGTTGCCGAACGGCCCTCTCTGATATCGAAGTAGAGCATGAAGAGGTTCAGGGAAAGATGTACCATATCAAATATCCGCTTGCAGATGATCCTGAGACTTTTCTGACCGTGGCAACCACCCGTCCGGAGACGATGCTGGGGGATACCGCTGTTGCCGTCCATCCTGACGATCCACGCTTCAACCAATTCATCGGAAAAAAGATTCGGCTTCCCTTAACCTTCCGGACGATCCCCATTGTTGGCGATTCGATCCTGGTCGATCGAGATTTCGGGACAGGCGCCGTCAAAGTGACGCCGGGACATGATTTTAATGACGAAAAGGTTGGCAAGCGACACCATCTTCCCAAAATTTCTCTAATCGACTGGAATGGAACGATGCACCCCTTCGCTCTGCAGGAAGAGGCCCGGGTGGAGCCTGATCTGCTCAGAGCACTGGCTTCAAAGTCTATGGCTGAGGCGAGGGTCATTGTTATTGAACGCTTGGAGGCGGAAGAGTTTCTCCTCAAGGCAGAGGACCACAAGCTTGCCCTGGGAAGATGCTATCGCTGTAAAACGGTGGTCGAGCCCTTCAATTCTCCTCAATGGTTTGTGAAGGTCAATGACCCTGAAAACTCTCTGGCGCAGCCTGCGATTGATGCGGTTCGCCAGAAAAAAATTCGTCTCATCCCTGAGTCCTGGGAGGCGAATTATTTTGGATGGATGGAGAATATCGAGGATTGGTGTATCTCCCGCCAGATCTGGTGGGGCCATAAGATTCCTGTCTGGTATTGCAAGGCCTGTGATGACAAATACCTTCTGGATGTGCCCGGATCTGAAGAGATGATCATTACCCTGGAGGCGACACCGATTGTAGGCGCGAAGTCTTGTCCGCGTTGCGGTTCCGATGAACTGGTTCAGGATCCGGATGTGCTCGATACCTGGTTCTCTTCCGCGCTCTGGCCTTTTTCGACTTCGGGTTGGCCCATCGATCTTCAGCCAAACCCGGAAGGGCGCAAAGAAGCAGAACATCTGCTGGAAAGATTCTATCCGACATCGACCCTGGTCAGCGGTTTCGATATCCTCTTCTTCTGGGTGGCGCGTATGGCCATGATGGGGCTCCATTTCATGAAAGATGTTCCCTTCAGAGAAGTTTATATTCATGCCCTGGTTCGCGACGAGGCAGGACAAAAGATGAGCAAGTCGAAGGGGAATGTGATTGACCCGCTCAACGTGATGAAGGAGTATGGGACGGACGCCCTTCGGTTTACTCTTGCATCGATGGCCTCCCCCGGCAGAGACATCAAGCTTTCTGCGGGACGTATTGAAGGATACCGGAACTTTGCCAATAAGCTCTGGAACGCGGCCCGCTTTATCATGATGAACCTCCCCGAAGAAAAGAACGGGGATGATGTCGCACATGTGACGCCCCAGAAAACAGCTGCAGATCTCTGGATTGAGGCACGGCTCTGCAAAACTTCGATGGCCGTGAACGATGCCCTGGCGCATTATCGTTTCGATGAGGCCTCAAAATATCTTTATCAATTTGTCTGGCACGAGTTCTGTGACTGGTATCTGGAGATGGTTAAGGTGGATTTTCAGGAAGCAGGTGATGGGTGCGAGCATCCTGTCCTTTTATCAACCTATGAGGCCATCCTGAAACTGCTCCACCCTTTTATGCCTTTTATTACGGAGGAGCTTTGGTCTTATCTCGCGAGTCGGGAGGGAAGTATCATGTTGGCCTCTTATCCAGTTAAAGAAGCCGGTACCTTTGATCCCTCCATGGAGCAGGTTGTACAAGAGGTCATCATCAACACCGTTGAGGCGATTCGGAACCTGCGGGGGGAGATGAATATTTCTCCGTCTGTACGTATGACGCTCCTGGTGAAGGCAAAAAATGAGAAAGCGGCGGCTGCATTTGAGCGCCATCTTCCCTATATCAAGCGGCTGGGACGGATTTCAGAAGTCACGATCGGCTGCGATTTGATAAATCCGGGAATGGCGGCTTCAGTATCGACCTCCCTTGCGGAGATCTATCTTCCCCTGGATGAAGTGCAGTTGCGTGGAGAGATTCTTCGGATCGAAAAGAGCCTGAGCAAGGCGGAAAAAGAACTGAGCGCTGTTGAAAAGAAGCTGGAGAACCCCCGTTTTATCACGAATGCCCCGAAAGAAATCGTTGAAAAAAACAAGGGACAGCGGGATGAATGGCGCGCGGCATCTTCTAAATTGGCCCATGACCTCAAGCATTTTCAGGAACTTCTCTTATCGGAAAAGGAACCCTCATGA
- a CDS encoding methyltransferase domain-containing protein, producing the protein MNSHQSQTPAPLLISHLPRLPKGKALDIASGYGRNAFYLAEQGYEVEGMDVNEEAVHFCNAEATRRKLSFVASRRDLEKGLFVKEADYSLIACFYYLDRKIIPEIMSALRVGGMVVYETFLIDQHERFGKPSRKAFCWGHNELLQSFVKFRILYYHEGRIFPSTDSLNSLHETSKEGRWVAQLVAEKVS; encoded by the coding sequence TTGAATTCCCATCAATCGCAAACCCCCGCTCCTCTTTTGATCAGTCACCTTCCTCGTCTTCCGAAAGGGAAAGCGCTCGATATTGCGTCAGGTTATGGCCGAAATGCTTTTTATCTGGCGGAGCAGGGCTACGAAGTGGAGGGGATGGACGTTAATGAGGAGGCGGTACATTTCTGTAATGCTGAGGCGACGAGAAGGAAACTCTCTTTTGTCGCAAGCCGGCGTGACCTCGAAAAAGGACTCTTTGTTAAAGAAGCGGACTATTCCTTGATTGCCTGTTTTTACTATCTCGATCGAAAGATTATCCCAGAGATAATGTCCGCCTTACGGGTCGGGGGGATGGTTGTTTATGAGACCTTCCTGATCGATCAACATGAGCGATTTGGAAAGCCATCTCGGAAGGCCTTTTGCTGGGGGCACAATGAACTCCTCCAGAGCTTCGTCAAGTTTCGCATTCTCTATTACCATGAAGGGAGGATCTTCCCTTCTACAGATTCGCTGAATTCGCTCCATGAAACGAGCAAAGAAGGACGGTGGGTGGCACAGTTGGTTGCAGAGAAAGTCAGTTAA